Part of the Planococcus plakortidis genome is shown below.
CCGTGAACCGAGCCAAGCGCCGGCGCCAGGCAATCGATGCCTGTCTGTTCGACGAGCATCTGGCATTCTTTCGGATCTGCATAGATGACGCCTTCTGCGATAACATCGTCTTCCTGGCCGCCGACTATGCCCAATTCCGCTTCCACGGAAACGCCTCTAGCGTGTGCATACGCGACCACTTTCCGCGTAATTTCAACATTTTCTTCGAATGGATGATGCGAGGCATCGATCATGACCGATGTGAAACCTGCATCGATCGCTTCTTTGCATTTTTCAAAGCTGGAACCGTGATCCAAATGGATAGCGACCGGAACTGTAATATTGTAATCGTGCATCAGGCCTTTCACCATATGTACAACTGTCGTAAATCCGCCCATATAGCGTGCTGCACCTTCTGAGACGCCGCAGATGACCGGGGATTTTTCTTCCTCCGCCGCCTGCAGGATCGCTTGCGTAAATTCCAGGTTGTTCAAGTTAAATTGCCCGATGGCATAACCTTTTTGCTTACCTTTTATCATCATGTCTTTCATCGAAACCAATGGCATTACAATTCTTCCTCCTCAGGGTAGGCACAAGCCCAATATCTTTTTCACTATATCAAAAATGGCGCTGTTTCGCCACTCAGTGCCTATTTAACCGCCGATTGCCTCACGGACGGCATCGCGCAGTTCAAAAACATCGAAAGGCTTGGTGAAATAGCCCATGACGCCCCAGTTCATCGATTCTTCGATTACGCCCATTTCGCCGTAAGCCGTCATCATGATCACTTTACACTCATGATTGCGGCTCTTCAGCCGTTTCAGCAACTCGATACCGTCCATCCCGGGCATTTTCATGTCCATCAGCACGATATCGGGGCACCTGCTTTCAGTGAGCTCCAGCGCTTCCTTGCCGCTGCCCGCAATCCAGGTTTCGTATCCATCCCTCTCGAAAACTTCCTTCAATAACAGGCGGATGCCTTGTTGATCATCGACTATTAGAATCTTTTTCACATCTGCCACTCCTTTCCACCTTTTTCGAAGAGCAGCCCATCTGCTATACTCGTTTTGAGGTGAACCCATTTGAAAATATTGACGACACAATTGACCGGCTTGTTCCAGCGCATCGCTAAAGACGAGGAAGCCCTGGAGGATACGGCGCGCCTTCTCGCGCAAGCCGTCATCGGCGAAGGCCGCATCCATCTGGCTGCTTTCGGCGAACTCGAAGCGGTCGCAGCCGCTGCGTTGAATGGTCCTGAAATGTTCGAATCCGCAGTACGCTTTGACCCAGCCGCTGAATTGTCGACGGCCGACCGGGTATGGATACTGGCCCGGAAAGACGAAGGCGATTCCTTGGCGCAGGAACTTGCTGGCCGTTCCATTCCTTTTGCGATGCTGACAGCTGAGAGCCACGCCAATGAAGCGGCCCACGCTTTTCTATCGCTGAACATCGACAAGGGCCTGCTGCCGGGCGAAGACGGCGGGCGCATCGTGATTCCCCATGGGCTTGGCGCTTTGTATGCCTATCACGCGGTTAAAATAACAATGGATGAAATGCTCGCGGATTGACGAGCAGTTAAAAAGCCTTCCCTGGAATAGGGAAGGCTTTTTCCATCTGACTCGATGCCTGCCTTCCAGGAAATGAAGCGGCTTTTCATGTGTGGATTACCGGTTGTCCAATGATGCGCGAACAAACTCGCGGAACAATGGTTGCGGTCGGTTCGGGCGCGAGATGAATTCCGGGTGGAACTGGCATGCGACAAACCATGGGTGGTCTTCGACTTCGACGATTTCGACGAGGCGGCCATCAGGGCTCGTGCCTGTGAACTTGAAGCCGGCTTTTTCGAACTGCTCGCGGAATTCATTGTTGAACTCGTAGCGATGGCGGTGTCTTTCGTACACAAGCTCTTCCCCGTATGCTTCATACGCTTTCGAAGTCTTATCGAGCTTCGCTGGGTACAAGCCAAGGCGCAATGTGCCGCCCAAATCTTCGATGTCTTTTTGCTCTGGCAGCAAATCGATGACCGGATACAAAGTTTTCGGGTCCAGTTCAGACGAATGCGCACCGTCCAAGTTCATGATATTGCGTGCGAATTCCACAGAAGCGAGCTGCATGCCGAGGCAGATACCGAAGAACGGCACCTTATTCTCGCGTGCATATTGCGTTGCAAGGACCTTCCCTTCCACGCCACGGTCGCCGAAGCCGCCTGGCACGAGGATGCCGTCGCAATCCTTGAGCGTTTCAGCCACGTTCTCTGCATCGACATGCTCTGCGTTGATCCAGTCCACTTCAATATCTGAATCGAATGCGAACCCGGCATGTTTCAATGATTCCACGACGGAAATATACGCATCCTGCAGTTCCACGTATTTACCGACAAGACCGATTTTCACGGATTTCTTCAAGGATTTCACTTTCTCGACGAGGCCGTTCCATTCTGTCATATCCGCTTCCGGTGCTTCGATGCCGAAGTGATCCAGTACGATCTGGTCCATGTGCTGCTCCTGCAAACGAAGCGGCATTTCATAAATGACATCGACATCGCGGGACTCGATGACTTCTTCGGATTTAATGTCGCAGAACAACGCGATTTTGTCTTTCATGTCTTGAGGCACTGGATATTCCGTGCGCACCACGATCAAGTTTGGCTGGATGCCAAGGCTGCGTAATTCTTTTACGCTGTGTTGTGTCGGTTTCGTTTTCATTTCTTTTGCAGCGCCGAGGTAAGGGATCAAGGTACAGTGGATGTACATGACTTCTTCGCGGCCAAGGTCCGAACGCATTTGGCGGATCGCTTCGAGGAATGGCAGCGATTCGATGTCGCCGACCGTTCCGCCGATTTCCGTGATGACCACATCGGCTTGAGCTGTTTTCGCCGCACGCAATAAGCGGTCCTTGATTTCATTCGTGATATGCGGGATGACTTGGACCGTTCCGCCCAAATAATCGCCCCGGCGCTCTTTCTGGATGACCGTCGAGTAGACTTTCCCCGTCGTCACGTTCGAATACTTGTTCAAGTTGATATCGATGAAGCGCTCGTAATGGCCAAGGTCCAGATCCGTTTCCGCGCCGTCGTCGGTAACGAATACTTCTCCGTGCTGGTAAGGGCTCATCGTGCCCGGGTCAATATTGATGTATGGGTCGAATTTCTGGATCGTGACGCTAAGCCCGCGGTTTTTCAGCAAGCGCCCAAGAGAAGCGGCCGTGATGCCTTTCCCTAATGATGAAACGACGCCACCTGTTACGAATATATACTTTGTCATGCTCTGTTTCCTCCTCGAGTAATGAAATGAAATGCGATCGTTCTCCAACTTGCAGTCCCGAATCGTGTTCAGCCAGAAAAAGCTTCGGCCATCCAAAAGAGCGGATGGCACGGGTGATTTGCCGCCGTTTTGGCAGCACTAAAAAAATAAAAAGCGCCCCTCCTGCAAAGCATGCAGGGGGAGCGCGTTAGCTATACGAATCATCTCTCCTATTTTAAGGAGCCCAGTAAAATCTTATCCTGTACAGCCGTTTCCGTCAAGGTGAAAAAAAGTTCAGACTACTTCAGCCCATCCTCATCTTCTTCGTCGTCTTCTTCATCGATGATATTGCCATCGAGGTCTTCTACGAGCACGCCGACATCTTCCACTTCGTCGACATCGTCATCGTCATCGGCTGCATCGTAATCCAGATCAACGACCGGTGCTTTGACAGACGCTTCGTCGTCATCATCGTCGTCATCGTCATCATCCGAAGAAACGTCGCCATCATCTTCGCCGAAGTCTTCGAAGTCCAATTCATCTTCGAGTTCAAGGTCCAAGTCGTCGAAATCATCGTCTGCCGTTTTCGATTTCTTTTTCTTGCGGGCTTTGACCGTCGGTGCAGATTCTTCCTCAATCTGTTCTACCGGGTACCACTCGCGAAGGCCCCAGCGGTTTTCGCCAAGGATCAGGAAGCGGCCATCGATGTTCATGTCCGTATAGTACTGGGCAAGATGCGTTTTCATCTCTTCTTCGGAGAGGCCGATCAATTGCTGCAATTCAGCGACAAGCTCTGAAAAAGTTTTCGTTTCTTTCGTTTCTTCCAAAATGGCATATGTTAAGTCGACGAACGACTCTTCTAGCAATTCTTCTTTCGTTAATTCACGGATGTTCATTCGTGCACGTCCCTTCTTGTATCGTAACTCTATCCATTATATACAAAGTCCTTGCTGTCCGCTACCGGGATTTCTTTTTTCTGCGCATAAGCTGGTCCCACCCGAAATAGAAGAAGTAGGCGGACAGGATTAAAAACGGTATCGAGCCGAGCGCCCTGTTGTACAGGACAATAAGCAGCACGACCGCTACTATGATAATGGCGTAATGGGCAGCTTTGGGCATGGCGTCATCCATCTCTTTTCTCTAGAGTTTCAACTTCTCTCATTATAACGGACTTGCACCGCCAAATCGACCGAAGTGCCGGATGATTCCATTTGTTGCTGTTGTGATGAATGAAATGTGTCGAGCACTGGATGTAGGAAATACTAAGTAGAAGAGATTGCGCTTCAAGGGGACGCTTTCTGAGGGAGCCGGCTTCAGCCGCTTCCCTCGCTAGCGCTCAGTCCAGGGTCTTCAGCTCGTCCTGATCCCTCCAGAGTCGCCCCTTTTCGCTCCATCTCTAGTATGAGAGAAGAATTGAAATTTGTCTCTCTATGAATTAAGCTTCAACAACTTCAATCTACTTCGTAAATTCAAATTGAACAGATAAAAAGCATATCTGAAATTTTCAGGTCCAACTAAGCGTGGCCACCCGCGGATGAAGTCAACTAACAGCGACACTTCCTCGCATGCAAAGTATAGTGAAATCTATTAGCCGAACCGCGCACAAACCCGTGCTCAAGCATCGCAGAAAAACCGTTGCTCCCACACCTGCGAGCAGATGAATGGGCTCATTGCGGGAGGCGGCTCATTCGTGATGAAACAATCAACGAACCACCCATCTCGCTCACTTCTCCACACCCAGTCTAGCTAAGCACGAATGAAAGCTCATGCTCAAGCAAAAAAAATCCCCTTGCCCGGTTAAAGGCAAGGGAATTGGAGCTTACATATTTCTGCGGTACTGGCCGCCTACTTCGTAAAGGGCTGAGGTGATCTGGCCAAGGCTTGCGACTTTGACGGTCTCCATCAGTTCTTCGAAGATATTGCCGCCTTCTTTCGCGACTTTCTTCAAGCGCTCTAACGCTTCGTCCGAAGGGTTGCGCTCCTGGAACGCGCGCAAGTTGTTGATTTGCGTTTCTTTCTCTTCTTTCGTTGCACGGGCGATTTCCATCGCGTTGATGTCATCGTCCGATTGCGGGTTCGGGTTCAAATAGGTGTTGACCCCGATGATCGGCAATTCGCCGGTATGTTTCTTCATTTCGTAATGCATGGATTCTTCCTGGATCTTGCCGCGCTGGTATTGGGTTTCCATCGCGCCCAGCACTCCGCCGCGGTCGTTAATGCGGTCGAATTCCGCCAAGACAGCCTCTTCGACAAGCTGCGTCAATTCTTCGACCACGAAAGCGCCTTGCAGCGGGTTTTCGTTTTTCGACAATCCGTGCTCTTTCGTAATGATCATCTGGATGGCCATCGCGCGGCGTACGGATTCTTCTGTCGGCGTCGTGATCGCTTCGTCATATGCGTTCGTATGAAGCGAGTTGCAATTATCTTGAAGCGCCATCAAGGCTTGCAAAGTCGTACGGATATCGTTGAAATCGATTTCCTGTGCATGGAGGCTTCGGCCCGATGTCTGGACGTGGTATTTCAGTTTCTGGCTGCGTTCGTTTGCGCCGTATTTATCGCGCATGACAATTGCCCAAATGCGGCGAGCGACGCGCCCGATGACCGTATACTCCGGATCCAGACCGTTCGAGAAGAAGAACGATAGGTTCGGCGCGAAATCGTCGATGTGCATGCCGCGGCTTAAATAATACTCAACATAGGTGAAGCCGTTCGACAAGGTGAACGCCAATTGGGAAATCGGGTTCGCGCCAGCTTCTGCAATATGGTAGCCCGAAATCGACACAGAGTAGTAATTGCGCACTTTGTGGTCGATGAAGTATTGCTGGATATCGCCCATCATGCGCAGTGCGAATTCCGTCGAGAAGATGCATGTGTTCTGCCCTTGGTCCTCTTTCAGGATATCCGCTTGGACTGTTCCGCGGACCACTTGCAGCGTCCCTTCACGCACTTCGGTGAATTCTTCGACCGTCAATGTGCGGCCGAGTTCTTCTTCGCGTTTTTTCACTTGCTGGTCGATGGCCGTGTTCATGAACATCGCCAGGATGATCGGCGCCGGCCCGTTGATTGTCATCGAAACGGAAGTCGACGGCGCACACAGGTCAAAACCGTCATACAATTTCTTCATGTCTTCCAGTGTACAGATGGAAACGCCTGATTCCCCGACCTTTCCGTAGATGTCCGGGCGGTAATCCGGGTCTTCGCCGTACAGCGTGACGGAATCGAATGCCGTCGATAAGCGTTTCGCTTCGTCACCTTTGGATAGGTAATGGAATCTTCTGTTCGTGCGTTCCGGCGTGCCTTCTCCCGCAAACTGGCGCTTTGGATCTTCACCCGCGCGTTTGAACGGGAAGACGCCTGCCGTATACGGGAACGAGCCCGGTACGTTTTCTGCATAGACCCAGCGGAGGATTTCGCCGTAATCCTTGAATTTCGGCAAGGCCACTCTCGGCACTTTGATGCCGGACAAGCTTTCTGTCCGCAGCAATGTGCGAAGTTCCTTGTCACGGACTTTCGTGACCAATTCATCGCCCGCATAATCTTCCTGAAGGGAATTCCAGTTATCGAGGATGCGTTTCGATTCAGCCGTCAGTTCATCGCGCACGCCTTGTGCGAGCGATTCCAGGGACTGGACAAGTGCATCATCCGGCGCGTTTTTCCGGACTTCTTCAATCGCGCCTTCGAGCTGGAACAAACGGCGTGCGAATGCGGCCTGCTCTGCGCTTCTCGCATGGTAACCGCGAACGGAATCCGTAATTTCACGCAAATAATAGCGGCGGTCATTCGGGATGATGAGGTTTTCTTTCTGCGTCTT
Proteins encoded:
- a CDS encoding class II fructose-bisphosphate aldolase; this translates as MPLVSMKDMMIKGKQKGYAIGQFNLNNLEFTQAILQAAEEEKSPVICGVSEGAARYMGGFTTVVHMVKGLMHDYNITVPVAIHLDHGSSFEKCKEAIDAGFTSVMIDASHHPFEENVEITRKVVAYAHARGVSVEAELGIVGGQEDDVIAEGVIYADPKECQMLVEQTGIDCLAPALGSVHGPYKGEPNLGFTEMEEISQLCDVPLVLHGGTGIPVKDIKRAVSLGTSKINVNTESQIAATQAIREKLASDADVYDPRKYLTPARDAIKATVIGKMRDFGSSQQAHS
- a CDS encoding response regulator; this translates as MKKILIVDDQQGIRLLLKEVFERDGYETWIAGSGKEALELTESRCPDIVLMDMKMPGMDGIELLKRLKSRNHECKVIMMTAYGEMGVIEESMNWGVMGYFTKPFDVFELRDAVREAIGG
- a CDS encoding DUF2529 family protein, which codes for MKILTTQLTGLFQRIAKDEEALEDTARLLAQAVIGEGRIHLAAFGELEAVAAAALNGPEMFESAVRFDPAAELSTADRVWILARKDEGDSLAQELAGRSIPFAMLTAESHANEAAHAFLSLNIDKGLLPGEDGGRIVIPHGLGALYAYHAVKITMDEMLAD
- a CDS encoding CTP synthase, whose product is MTKYIFVTGGVVSSLGKGITAASLGRLLKNRGLSVTIQKFDPYINIDPGTMSPYQHGEVFVTDDGAETDLDLGHYERFIDINLNKYSNVTTGKVYSTVIQKERRGDYLGGTVQVIPHITNEIKDRLLRAAKTAQADVVITEIGGTVGDIESLPFLEAIRQMRSDLGREEVMYIHCTLIPYLGAAKEMKTKPTQHSVKELRSLGIQPNLIVVRTEYPVPQDMKDKIALFCDIKSEEVIESRDVDVIYEMPLRLQEQHMDQIVLDHFGIEAPEADMTEWNGLVEKVKSLKKSVKIGLVGKYVELQDAYISVVESLKHAGFAFDSDIEVDWINAEHVDAENVAETLKDCDGILVPGGFGDRGVEGKVLATQYARENKVPFFGICLGMQLASVEFARNIMNLDGAHSSELDPKTLYPVIDLLPEQKDIEDLGGTLRLGLYPAKLDKTSKAYEAYGEELVYERHRHRYEFNNEFREQFEKAGFKFTGTSPDGRLVEIVEVEDHPWFVACQFHPEFISRPNRPQPLFREFVRASLDNR
- the rpoE gene encoding DNA-directed RNA polymerase subunit delta, with amino-acid sequence MNIRELTKEELLEESFVDLTYAILEETKETKTFSELVAELQQLIGLSEEEMKTHLAQYYTDMNIDGRFLILGENRWGLREWYPVEQIEEESAPTVKARKKKKSKTADDDFDDLDLELEDELDFEDFGEDDGDVSSDDDDDDDDDDEASVKAPVVDLDYDAADDDDDVDEVEDVGVLVEDLDGNIIDEEDDEEDEDGLK
- the icmF gene encoding fused isobutyryl-CoA mutase/GTPase IcmF encodes the protein MATIQENTTYQPKHHIRFVTASSLFDGHDASINIMRRILQANGVEVIHLGHNRSVEEVVNAAIQEDVQGIAISSYQGGHVEYFKYMYDLLQERGAGHIRIYGGGGGVILPREIRELEDYGIAGIFSPEDGRKKGLQGMIAEIVEECDFSTAKEDVSLDGLSAENPVALANIITTAEEAHTRNLDTGDLMKAVREKSKNTPVLGITGTGGAGKSSLTDELIRRFLTELPDKKIAILSIDPTKQKTGGALLGDRIRMNAIFNKRVFMRSLATRGSRTELSAAIGDVLDVVRAAGFDLIVVETSGIGQGDAEIAGISDVSMYVMTSEFGAPTQLEKIDMIDYADLIVINKYERKGSEDALRQVQKQYQRSHLLWDNDLDDMPVYGTIASQFNDKGTNALFAALVATVNKKCGMDWETSYEAFAKTQKENLIIPNDRRYYLREITDSVRGYHARSAEQAAFARRLFQLEGAIEEVRKNAPDDALVQSLESLAQGVRDELTAESKRILDNWNSLQEDYAGDELVTKVRDKELRTLLRTESLSGIKVPRVALPKFKDYGEILRWVYAENVPGSFPYTAGVFPFKRAGEDPKRQFAGEGTPERTNRRFHYLSKGDEAKRLSTAFDSVTLYGEDPDYRPDIYGKVGESGVSICTLEDMKKLYDGFDLCAPSTSVSMTINGPAPIILAMFMNTAIDQQVKKREEELGRTLTVEEFTEVREGTLQVVRGTVQADILKEDQGQNTCIFSTEFALRMMGDIQQYFIDHKVRNYYSVSISGYHIAEAGANPISQLAFTLSNGFTYVEYYLSRGMHIDDFAPNLSFFFSNGLDPEYTVIGRVARRIWAIVMRDKYGANERSQKLKYHVQTSGRSLHAQEIDFNDIRTTLQALMALQDNCNSLHTNAYDEAITTPTEESVRRAMAIQMIITKEHGLSKNENPLQGAFVVEELTQLVEEAVLAEFDRINDRGGVLGAMETQYQRGKIQEESMHYEMKKHTGELPIIGVNTYLNPNPQSDDDINAMEIARATKEEKETQINNLRAFQERNPSDEALERLKKVAKEGGNIFEELMETVKVASLGQITSALYEVGGQYRRNM